Genomic window (Culex pipiens pallens isolate TS chromosome 3, TS_CPP_V2, whole genome shotgun sequence):
tgtatttttgtatttttgtatttttgtatttttgtatttttgtattttgtatttttgtatttttgtatttttgtatttttgtatttttgtattttttgtatttttgtatttttgtatttttgtatttttgtatttttgtatttttgtatttttgtatttttgtatttttgtatttttgtatttttgtatttttgtatttttgtatttttgtatttttgtatttttgtatttttgtatttttgtatttttgtatttttgtatttttgtatttttgtatttttgtatttttgtatttttgtatttttgtatttttgtatttttgtatttttgtatttttgtatttttgtatttttgtatttttgtatttttgtatttttgtatttttgtatttttgtatttttgtatttttgtatttttgtatttttgtatttttgtatttttgtatttttgtatttttgtatttttgtattttttgtatttttgtatttttgtatttttgtatttttgtatttttgtatttttgtatttttgtatttttgtatttttgtatttttgtatttttgtatttttgtatttttgtatttttgtatttttgtatttttgtatttttgtatttttgtatttttgtatttttgtatttttgtatttttgtatttttgtattttgtatttttgtatttttgtatttttgtatttttgtatttttgtatttttgtatttttgtatttttgtatttttgtatttttgtatttttgtatttttgtatttttgtatttttgtatttttgtatttttgtatttttgtatttttgtatttttgtatttttgtatttttgtatttttgtatttttgtatttttgtatttttgtatttttgtatttttgtatttttgtatttttgtatttttgtatttttgtatttttgtatttttgtatttttgtatttttgtatttttgtatttttgtatttttgtatttttgtatttttgtatttttgtatttttgtatttttgtatttttgtatttttgtattttttgtatttttgtatttttgtatttttgtatttttgtatttttgtatttttgtatttttgtatttttgtatttttgtatttttgtatttttgtatttttgtatttttgtatttttgtatttttgtatttttgtatttttgtatttttgtatttttgtatttttgtatttttgtatttttgtatttttgtatttttgtatttttgtatttttgtatttttgtatttttgtatttttgtatttttgtatttttgtatttttgtatttttgtatttttgtatttttgtatttttgtatttttgtatttttgtatttttgtatttttgtatttttgtatttttgtatttttgtatttttgtatttttgtatttttgtatttttgtattttgtatttttgtatttttgtatttttgtatttttgtatttttgtatttttgtatttttgtattttgtatttttgtatttttgtatttttgtatttttgtatttttgtatttttgtatttttgtatttttgtatttttgtatttttgtatttttgtatttttgtatttttgtatttttgtatttttgtatttttgtatttttgtatttttgtatttttgtatttttgtatttttgtatttttgtatttttgtatttttgtatttttgtatttttgtatttttgtatttttgtatttttgtatttttgtatttttgtatttttgtatttttgtatttttgtatttttgtatttttgtatttttgtatttttgtatttttgtatttttgtatttttgtatttttgtatttttgtatttttgtatttttgtatttttgtatttttgtatttttgtatttttgtatttttgtatttttgtatttttgtatttttgtttttttgtatttttgtatttttgtatttttgtatttttgtatttttgtatttttgtatttttgtatttttgtatttttgtatttttgtatttttgtatttttgttttttttgtatttttgtatttttgtatttttgtatttttgtatttttgtatttttgtatttttgtatttttgtatttttgtatttttgtatttttgtatttttgtatttttgtatttttgtatttttgaattgttttttttttgtatggtacTGATGGTTTGTATAGTATATTTATTTGGTACATTTGTCTTATTCAGGGTTgctgaacaaaatttaaaaatattactgaaaCGTTATTTTTCATTATTCGATGGTTCGAAGCATTTGAAAACTCTTCGATCATCTACTTTGAACTACAACACAATATTGGAACAATCTACTAACTTTCACGACACTTCCCCTAACGTCCAAAGTCATCTTTCCATAAATCAATAACGTGGTTGAGTCGTCACGTGAGTAATCACATGAAAAACTCTTACGTGAACAACTCCGTTACCAGTCACGTGGACAGCCACAGTTTGTCGAAAAACCCAAAAATCATGCATTCCATTGAAACTAAATTAGAAACAATTCAACTACCAAGACAGGATGCGTATAGAGATATCCATGCGCGAGAGTATGTTAGTTTGTTTATACACGAGAACCACGTGCTTGAAAtttcagccaatcacaatcgatcaaattcaaaacaatactcCTGGCGAGCCTCTGCTGCTGGAATAGGGTCCAGTACTCAATCGATCACTGACATAAAAAAGTAAACTAGAAAAtagaatttttattatattgaagTGTGCTCtaacaattgaaaatatattttgcattttttctattCATGTTTTTTATCTTGTGCTTGAGAAGGAAAAATTGCTCAGCAAAAGGGATGATAATGGGCTTTGGTCTTTTTGAGCcatctcaaaattttattagCAAACGATACATTGTTGCGCaatgttttttcaatatgttagtaaaatgttgatgaagaaatatcaactttctaaaatttattttcataatagAGAGCACAAATGTGAAGTCTACCCTATAACGCTCCTTTGTCCTCGCTTTGTGCTGGCcgtgtgcagcagcagcagccaagaaTGGTGCGCTGTTGCCATTTTTGCGCTGCGCAACTGAATTGCTTGTTGCACTTGTGTTGCATTATTtcagaatattcaaaaaaatattgtaaaatcacGAATTATTACAGAAAATGTGTACTAAACCAATAAAGGTTGAAAGGTATTTCAATCAACCAACTTCAAATCACTCTACAGAACAAACCAACCACCTCAAAACGTTGCACGACATTTCTTCGTAATGTCGCATGCAACATTTTGTGAAGAAGAAGAGAACAACTTCCCCGGCTGATTTGAGCCCTTAAAAACTATATtggctactttagtgatggtacatttagcgtacaaataaagtttgaacatcttaaatatgattttaacaagaaattgtctgaaaagctgtcaaaggcaaacttatgggatattggacgagctttccggtaaaaatattttcgagactgaaaaatcaagtctgaaaaaaaatttatagaaaatgccaaaaaccacaaaaaaactgttttttcaacatttttatttttaaaaccactgtaactTCGCAAGGGTTGGACTtatgacaatggtcaatatggagacttttatgtaaaattgtctgcagaatcgattcccactatcggtttttgaaaattttgacgtttagactacttttcaaaaaaacagttttagtaaatgatttttgtatttttttaggagagacataccatcctacatttttcgtgagtctttttgtaacattttaggctacttcctcaaaaattttgaacgaaaaaaaatcgtgacttcaccttaaaatttaacttttaagcataaaaattgaaaaatcccatagaaatggcgtgtatttttctttcagtgtattttttttcagaaagtccgtccaatttcctacaagtttgtctttgaccactttttggcacgatgcaacggcttcgagatacagtcatttttaaattacagaatacaaaaatattattattagttttattaaagacactttaccattgcaatggcattcgtgtcgtgcaaacaaaaatttctaaataacttacgccctcctcaaatgtcattttcgaatacaattggctccatatacacaaaaatggcttatataagcgtagggtaacatgtctacaaagtttcattgaaatcggagagggtcgggtacaaaagtaccagaaaaattcctgatttgagatggaattgctctatattgaatttgattaaattacGAATTAAGGAAAAAGTttatattttatgtatttttcacCAAGTTACAGCTCGTTGAAAGTCCATGTAACGCTAAAATGGGGCTTAGTAACTTGACTGTTCAGCTAGTCAAATTTTTGACATCCCATCTAGTCAGTATACCGGTACTCACTCACCTTAATCTTGTAACCCCGTATCGTCCTCAAGATGAGATAGTGCGCCACCTTCGGTGCCGGCGGTGGAACCCGCAGGGACAGCGCAAAACAGCCCGGCTTGGTGGTGCTCTGGCGCACCAGGAACGCACCCGGATTCTGCCGCGAGAGCACTTCCAGCGAGATTTCCCGCGGAATGCCCGCCTGAAACCAGGGCGCCCCCTTAAGCTCGTGCTGTTCCTTCAGGCTGAGACCTACGGCGGCCAGCGCGGCAGCCGCACTGTTGGCCATCGTCGGGTACATGGCCATGGCGGTGGCCATGCTGTGGTTGTACCGCGGAGAGGAGCAGGACGACGAGGTCACTTCCGTTAGGGTGGTCGTGGCCATGGTGGTGGAGTTGTTGGCCAGCGATCGTGCGCACGAGTCGCCAAATTTGTTGAACACGACGTTGGCCTCGACGGCGGCCACCTCGCTGCAGATGCCCTCGTTCACGTACCCGTCCGAGATGGTCTGGGAGGAGCTGGAGGAACTCGACGGGGAAGAGCTGTGCACCAGCGGGCGACTGTCCTCCGCCGTGCGGAGGATGCCCATCGTGAGACGTTTGACCTGTGGAGGGGTTGATAAAAGTTCTGAAAAAACCTCTGGAACAATCCCCTGAAGACACACTTACCAGTGGTGGCTTTTCCGCGAGTCTCCGGCAGTTGTTCAGCTCGGTCGGGGAGTTTTCCTCCTCGGAGTTGTTTGGCCGGGGCACATCGAGCAGGTTGTTGGTGTGGTGAAAGAAGATCCCCGAAGACGAGGTCGAGGACGCGCCCGGTCTAGAGTTGGACCCCGGGACGGCGATGATGCCGGCACTGCCAAGGGGGGTCCGGACGGCGGCCGTCGGTGGGGCCAACCGCGGATGGTTGTTGGGCGTCGTTTCAATCTG
Coding sequences:
- the LOC120415743 gene encoding EGFR adapter protein-like translates to MNCTALNSNQIETTPNNHPRLAPPTAAVRTPLGSAGIIAVPGSNSRPGASSTSSSGIFFHHTNNLLDVPRPNNSEEENSPTELNNCRRLAEKPPLVKRLTMGILRTAEDSRPLVHSSSPSSSSSSSQTISDGYVNEGICSEVAAVEANVVFNKFGDSCARSLANNSTTMATTTLTEVTSSSCSSPRYNHSMATAMAMYPTMANSAAAALAAVGLSLKEQHELKGAPWFQAGIPREISLEVLSRQNPGAFLVRQSTTKPGCFALSLRVPPPAPKVAHYLILRTIRGYKIKGFTKEFSSLRALITHHSVMPELLPVPLALPRPPQLGARQEDPETYGSLNEFQKIMAE